The proteins below are encoded in one region of Lepisosteus oculatus isolate fLepOcu1 chromosome 10, fLepOcu1.hap2, whole genome shotgun sequence:
- the LOC102691827 gene encoding dendritic cell-specific transmembrane protein has product MPLKTAISQTWAIIVDLYTSSNRPDWRNNRLLFITCLVLGFTFGSLLFVGLYYSLAYGSVVSGTVSGMAAVIVTGALFCSKRVRCFSVLFLLSCGMQEGRNFLITAGTGLVIYWNVKNTFQNLQGLASSMVCNLEKRRISIKVTPIDNYIKLLKWVGEQVKGLGDFVVVKFDSKLEVSQRISSDEALEEKLREAKQQLNATAETMSGILNTVSSVSQKVLPAVGIIFVVFCTVLFLRKYFHSKKFKNIFITRKFILFDEKQKATGKPNVLPLTKKESKQYIAIPSSHLTVKEWKAMGTFIIPVITHVSAWALFIGVDSLLYWLILTIGKHLQNIEPFEVPLKMSVDKGSTIIVIKTGSTSEENDFSYSVPLIEKDCIPKPELLLYNSVAPLLVIITILILLGLLSAKLIQLKILVSSLFYPDNADERVQYLHDKILRKRSKKRLCAVKSTVVALAKKKSFWFPIFYQNQEDDTIILT; this is encoded by the exons ATGCCACTCAAAACTGCAATATCTCAAACCTGGGCCATCATAGTGGACTTGTACACATCCAGTAACAGGCCAGACTGGAGAAACAACCGCCTTCTTTTCATTACTTGTTTAGTATTAGGCTTTACCTTTGGGTCTCTGCTCTTTGTAGGCTTATATTATTCCTTAGCATATGGAAGCGTTGTCTCTGGGACTGTTTCTGGTATGGCTGCTGTGATTGTGACAGGAGCTTTGTTTTGCTCCAAGCGGGTTCGTTGTTTcagtgtgttatttttgctttcttgCGGCATGCAGGAAGGGAGGAACTTCCTCATTACAGCTGGGACTGGCCTGGTCATTTATTGGAAtgttaaaaacacttttcaaaacctacaGGGCCTGGCCAGCAGCATGGTCTGCAACTTGGAAAAAAGGAGGATCTCCATTAAAGTGACTCCCATTGACAATTACATAAAACTCCTGAAATGGGTTGGTGAGCAAGTTAAAGGGTTAGGCGATTTTGTAGTTGTGAAGTTTGACTCTAAATTAGAAGTAAGTCAGAGAATTTCATCTGATGAGGCACTGGAAGAAAAGCTTAGAGAGGCAAAGCAGCAACTGAACGCCACTGCAGAAACAATGAGTGGAATCCTGAACACTGTGTCCTCTGTAAGCCAGAAAGTTCTGCCTGCCGTTGGGAtcatttttgttgtgttttgtactgtgctgttccTGAGAAAATACTTCCATAGTAAGAAATTCAAGAACATTTTTATCACAAGGAAGTTTATTCTCTTTgatgagaagcaaaaagccACCGGAAAGCCTAATGTTCTTCCCCTCACAAAGAAGGAAAGCAAACAGTACATTGCCATCCCTTCATCCCACTTAACAGTCAAAGAATGGAAAGCCATGGGGACTTTCATCATTCCAGTTATAACCCATGTGTCAGCCTGGGCTTTATTCATAGGAGTTGATTCACTGCTGTACTGGCTCATTTTGACAATTGGCAAACACCTCCAGAATATTGAGCCATTTGAGGTTcctttaaaaatgtctgtaGAC AAAGGAAGCACAATTATTGTTATCAAGACTGGCTCTACCAGTGAAGAGAATGATTTTTCCTACTCCGTTCCTTTGATTGAAAAAGACTGCATTCCTAAACCCGAGCTCTTGCTCTACAATTCAGTGGCTCCTCTCCTGGTAATCATCACCATTCTGATCTTGCTTGGCTTGTTGTCAGCCAAGCTAATTCAGCTGAAAATCCTGGTGTCTTCACTGTTCTATCCTGACAATGCTGATGAGAGAGTTCAGTATTTACATGACAAAATTCTCAGAAAGAGATCAAAGAAGAGATTATGTGCAGTGAAAAGCACAGTGGTTGCACTTGCTAAAAAG AAAAGTTTCTGGTTCCCAATATTCTACCAGAACCAGGAGGATGACACCATTATCTTAAcctga